In the genome of Manis javanica isolate MJ-LG chromosome 17, MJ_LKY, whole genome shotgun sequence, one region contains:
- the KCNK6 gene encoding potassium channel subfamily K member 6 encodes MRRGAVLAGALAAYVAYLVLGALLVAWLERPHEARLRAELEDLREQLLRRSPCVAAPALDAFVERVLAAGRLGRAALANASGPANASDPAWDFASALFFASTLVTTVGYGYTTPLTDAGKAFSIAFALLGVPATMLLLTASAQRLSLLLTHAPLSWLSTRWGWDPRQVARWHLVALLAGVMTLCFLVPAAVFAHLEEDWSFLDAFYFCFISLSTIGLGDYVPSEAPGQPYRALYKVLITVYLFLGLVAMVLVLQTFRRVSDLHGLTELILLPSPCPASFSEDEDDRVDILGPQPEPRQQLTAGSRANYASIPR; translated from the exons ATGCGGCGGGGCGCTGTCCTGGCGGGCGCCCTGGCCGCGTACGTCGCGTACCTGGTGCTGGGCGCGCTGCTGGTGGCATGGCTCGAGCGGCCGCATGAGGCTCGGCTCCGAGCCGAGCTGGAGGACCTTCGGGAGCAGCTGCTGCGGCGCAGCCCATGCGTGGCCGCCCCGGCCCTGGACGCCTTTGTGGAGCGGGTGCTGGCGGCCGGACGGCTGGGGCGCGCCGCGCTTGCCAACGCTTCGGGGCCCGCCAATGCCTCGGACCCCGCCTGGGACTTTGCCTCGGCGCTCTTCTTCGCCAGCACACTGGTCACCACCGTGG GCTACGGGTACACAACGCCACTGACCGACGCGGGCAAGGCCTTTTCCATTGCCTTTGCGCTCCTGGGCGTGCCGGCCACCATGCTGCTGCTGACTGCCTCGGCCCAGCGCCTGTCACTGCTGCTAACCCATGCGCCTCTGTCCTGGCTGAGCACGCGCTGGGGCTGGGACCCCCGGCAGGTGGCCCGCTGGCACCTGGTGGCCCTGCTGGCAGGTGTGATGACCCTCTGCTTCCTGGTGCCAGCTGCAGTCTTTGCCCACCTTGAGGAGGACTGGAGCTTCCTGGATGCCTTCTACTTCTGCTTCATCTCTCTGTCTACCATAGGCCTGGGTGACTATGTGCCCAGCGAGGCCCCCGGTCAGCCCTACCGGGCCCTCTACAAAGTGCTGATCACAG TCTACCTCTTCCTGGGCCTGGTCGCCATGGTGCTGGTGCTGCAGACTTTCCGCCGTGTGTCTGACCTTCACGGCCTCACAGAGCTCATCCTGCTGCCTAGTCCGTGCCCTGCCAGCTTCAGCGAGGACGAGGATGACCGGGTGGACATTCTGGGACCCCAGCCAGAGCCACGCCAGCAACTCACTGCTGGCTCCCGCGCCAACTACGCCTCCATCCCCAGGTAG